In one Magallana gigas chromosome 9, xbMagGiga1.1, whole genome shotgun sequence genomic region, the following are encoded:
- the LOC105336078 gene encoding LOW QUALITY PROTEIN: flavin-containing monooxygenase 5 (The sequence of the model RefSeq protein was modified relative to this genomic sequence to represent the inferred CDS: inserted 1 base in 1 codon; deleted 2 bases in 1 codon; substituted 2 bases at 2 genomic stop codons) codes for MAKTVCVVGAGVSGLVSVKQCLEEGLEPICFEKDGDVGGLWNYHDKPRDGYPSVYNSCRINNSKEMVCYSDFPIPKEFPNFMGHRHFKRYLQLYAEHFGLMKHIKFNHEVVLVEKADDFKNSGDWMVTTKNLTSGKEEKRRVNFVMVCNGHLHEPNIPKFXGLDKFKGKVLHTHDYKDFRGFEGKNILIIGIGNSAADVASELSRHAKHVYISTRRGTWVVQRAAKRGQPFDHLAVTRFRQGIPWPYLRPFMYHGINNRYSHSXYGLSPNTSFNGGSVTISDDLPNRILLGSVNMKTEVEKFTENGAVFVDGTELEDIDVLILATGFNYSFSFIQKDVIRKEREFLLLSDLVWPADLEPATLAIXGLVQPFGGLPPVNEMQSRWATRVFSGNCKLPSALKRLKMVEEHNERLKSKGIVSAKNIITVFFIQYVDKIAQYIGCKPNLWKFFFTDNALWRSLVFGPCTPSQWRLEGFGKWEGAKNVIEKVDDRTWYPMQSREAGKREQEGIYDGYVSLLKNALLLIAVFFLLRFLFVNVLTTFPVKF; via the exons ATGGCAAAAACTGTGTGTGTCGTTGGTGCAGGAGTTTCCGGTTTAGTTTCGGTGAAGCAGTGCCTGGAGGAAGGGTTGGAACCAATCTGCTTCGAAAAGGACGGAGATGTTGGAGGACTCTGGAACTACCACGATAAACCGAGGGATGGCTATCCGAGCGTGTACAACTCTTGTCGTATTAATAACAGCAAAGAAATGGTCTGCTACAGTGATTTTCCAATCCCCAAGGAGTTTCCGAACTTCATGGGCCACAGACATTTTAAACGATACCTGCAATTGTACGCCGAACACTTTGGTTTGATGAAGCATATCAAGTTCAACCACGAAGTGGTTCTCGTGGAGAAAGCAGACGACTTTAAGAACAGCGGTGATTGGATGGTCACAACGAAAAACTTGACCTCAGGGAAAGAAGAGAAAAGAAGAGTGAACTTTGTAATGGTTTGCAATGGCCACCTCCATGAACCGAACATTCCAAAATTCTGAGGACTTGACAAATTCAAGGGGAAAGTATTGCACACACATGACTATAAGGACTTCCGTGGGTTCGAAGGGAAAAATATCTTGATCATAGGCATAGGGAATTCCGCTGCTGATGTTGCATCTGAACTAAGCAGGCATGCAAAACAC GTTTACATCAGCACACGAAGGGGCACCTGGGTGGTACAGCGGGCCGCGAAGCGGGGTCAGCCATTCGACCACCTCGCAGTTACTCGCTTTCGGCAAGGGATTCCTTGGCCATATCTTCGTCCGTTCATGTATCACGGCATTAACAACCGCTACAGCCATTCCTAGTATGGACTTTCACCTAAC ACATCATTCAATGGGGGATCAGTTACCATAAGTGACGATCTGCCGAACCGTATCCTCTTGGGTTCGGTAAATATGAAAACGGAAGTCGAAAAGTTCACAGAAAATGGCGCGGTGTTTGTTGATGGCACGGAACTTGAAGACATCGACGTGCTTATTTTGGCCACCGGATTTAACTACAGTTTTTCTTTCATCCAAAAAGACGTCATAAGAAAAGAAAGAGAGTTTCTTCTTCTTTCCGATCTTGTGTGGCCCGCCGATCTGGAGCCAGCTACTCTTGCCA TTGGTCTCGTACAACCTTTTGGAGGTCTCCCTCCAGTTAATGAAATGCAATCAAGATGGGCCACTCGAGTGTTCAGTGGAAACTGCAAGCTGCCAAGTGCTTTGAAAAGATTAAAGATGGTGGAAGAGCACAACGAGAGACTAAAATCCAAAGGCATCGTTTCTGCGAAGAACATTATCACCGTATTCTTTATCCAATACGTCGACAAGATTGCTCAGTACATCGGCTGCAAACCCAATCTGTGGAAATTCTTTTTCACGGATAATGCTTTGTGGAGGAGTTTGGTCTTTGGGCCCTGCACCCCTTCGCAATGGCGCCTTGAAGGGTTTGGAAAATGGGAGGGTGCCAAAAACGTAATCGAAAAAGTGGATGATCGGACTTGGTATCCAATGCAATCCCGTGAGGCGGGTAAACGCGAACAAGAAGGAATATATGACGGATATGTGTCTCTTCTTAAAAATGCTCTTTTGCTGATCGCAGTCTTCTTTCTATTgagatttttgtttgtcaatgttTTAACGACTTTTCCGGtcaagttttaa
- the LOC105324726 gene encoding toll-like receptor 2 codes for MAQSERNLLLIICSIVIILTENCHISPHVDECGNVGLLWNCSGLNLYRLPILLPPELKNQNVTLDLSFNQFISVTEDTFEHIATHSNVTSVILHHNNITEIGNTTFQKMSNLCCLDLSNSHLEKSTIDTGAFLNTSSLKFLRIDQNEFQHDGYPYLSFSKLTSLTFLTIDIFPGFSFTKAFENLENLSELEFNSIGIFRLSNTSFLGLKNSPIRSITMDFRFHVYCDVTEDLFCSFPVISREIVLNFGGYCDVIVALRSLKCLQNRKVESISLSSNKKRFESGILILNNWTMEYLANICVKNLSLGYNSIVFLNATLYKTTLWKCLEKFDFHGNNMHVIDVSTLMSLLTLPKIRILNLCCNNPPTSNTKYRDNPFQIQKHRFIYVNITLSKTLNFLDISDNYFHNTNGWNLRFVLIGEELEELYLQKTNFPLHTITKLNFPNLIKLNLSENSFLQVHSDMFQGVRNLHHLYVLDVGLNNTAHSISNSLFKNLKNLLTLDFSKNGLAFLPSLLLMDQKHSLTEIRLDHNRFSAVPSVLTELKELKTLYVRFNLISTFPRNDQRLFQSLSNLSIYIEGNPITCACTGLQSLKWMKAHQNIFYDLNKVLCVESKIPIVQLFYEKEWRKFELNCQTDDWLVFSVCLLFFTIVSLTIIASVKRYRVHLEYVILRLKNRWKGVHPKSNEDMFLYDVYISYNDADCSWVIETLYPKLEVLNIKTWFGDKDSIPGRWKSEEIVSCINESRKVMFIVSESFLEKGWHSYAVQMAITHAFHNQRQRSIVLIIKDGLPLDRLPNEIKNIWWCIEHFRWPENEQHDEMIFSTLSKILKPK; via the exons ATGGCACAGAGTGAGCGAAATCTATTGCTCATTATTT GCAGTATTGTTATAATACTAACCGAAAACTGTCATATATCGCCACATGTCGATGAGTGCGGAAATGTGGGGTTGCTGTGGAATTGCAGTGGGTTAAATTTATACAGATTACCTATCTTGCTCCCTCCCGAGTTGAAGAATCAAAATGTAACTTTAGATTTGTCCTTTAACCAGTTTATCTCTGTAACGGAAGACACCTTTGAACACATAGCCACCCACTCCAATGTTACTTCAGTTATTCTTCATCATAACAATATAACAGAAATTGGAAATACAACTTTTcagaaaatgtcaaatttatGCTGCTTAGATCTTTCGAATTCACATCTTGAAAAAAGCACAATCGACACAGGGGCGTTTCTAAACACTTCTAGTCTAAAATTTCTTCGAATTGACCAGAATGAGTTTCAACATGATGGGTATccttatttatcattttcaaagtTAACCTCGttgacatttttaacaattgacATATTCCCGGGATTTTCTTTCACAAAAGCGTTTGAAAACCTTGAGAATTTATCTGAATTAGAGTTCAATTCTATCGGTATATTTCGATTGTCAAATACATCATTTCTTGGTCTTAAAAATTCCCCAATCCGAAGCATAACAATGGATTTCAGATTTCACGTATACTGTGACGTCACAGAAGACCTGTTTTGCTCTTTTCCGGTCATTTCTCGTGAGATAGTTTTAAACTTCGGTGGGTACTGTGACGTGATTGTTGCACTGAGGTCTCTTAAATGTCTACAAAATCGTAAAGTAGAAAGTATATCTTTGTCAAGCAACAAGAAAAGATTTGAATCCGGTATCTTAATCTTAAATAATTGGACGATGGAATATCTCGCTAATATCTGCGTAAAGAATCTGTCTTTGGGATACAATAGCATAGTGTTTTTAAATGCAACTCTTTATAAAACAACGCTATGGAAATGCTTAGAAAAATTCGATTTTCATGGAAATAATATGCATGTTATTGATGTTTCCACATTAATGAGTTTGTTAACTTTACCAAAGATTCGAATCTTGAATCTATGCTGCAATAACCCTCCAACCAGTAACACAAAATACAGGGATAATCCTTTCCAAATACAAAAACATagatttatttatgtaaatatcaCTTTATCAaagactttaaattttttagatatttctgATAATTACTTCCATAACACAAATGGGTGGAATCTGCGTTTTGTATTAATAGGAGAAGAACTGGAGGAACTGTACCTTCAAAAGACCAATTTCCCTCTTCACACAATAACTAAGCTTAACTTTCCAAACTTGATCAAACTTAATTTATCAGAGAATAGTTTTCTTCAGGTACATTCCGATATGTTTCAAGGAGTACGTAATCTTCACCATTTGTATGTTTTAGACGTTGGTTTGAATAACACTGCTCATTCTATTTCTAATAGCctgtttaaaaatctgaaaaaccTGTTAACACTTGATTTTTCGAAAAACGGTTTGGCCTTTTTGCCCTCATTACTATTAATGGACCAAAAACATTCTCTCACAGAAATTAGACTGGATCACAATAGGTTCTCGGCTGTTCCAAGTGTCCTGACCGAACTGAAAGAGTTAAAAACGCTATATGTTCGGTTCAATTTGATATCAACATTTCCCAGGAATGATCAAAGACTTTTTCAATCATTGAGTAATCTGTCAATATATATAGAAGGAAATCCGATCACCTGTGCATGTACAGGCCTTCAATCTTTGAAATGGATGAAAGCTcaccaaaatatattttatgaccTAAACAAGGTTTTGTGTGTGGAGAGTAAAATACCTATTGTTCAGTTGTTCTACGAAAAAGAATGGAGGAAGTTTGAACTTAACTGTCAGACGGATGATTGGCTCGTCTTTTCTGtctgtttgttattttttacaatagtGTCTCTCACTATAATAGCTTCTGTCAAAAGATATCGCGTTCATTTAGAATATGTCATTTTGCGACTTAAAAACAGGTGGAAAGGTGTCCACCCAAAAAGCAACGAGGATATGTTCCTATATGatgtgtatatttcatataatgATGCAGACTGCTCATGGGTCATTGAAACACTGTATCCTAAATTAGAGGTTTTGAACATAAAAACTTGGTTTGGAGATAAGGATTCGATTCCAGGACGTTGGAAGTCGGAGGAGATAGTCAGCTGTATCAACGAGAGCAGGAAAGTGATGTTTATTGTGAGCGAGAGTTTTCTTGAGAAGGGATGGCACTCGTATGCTGTTCAAATGGCCATAACCCATGCATTTCATAACCAACGTCAAAGATCTATTGTGCTTATCATTAAAGACGGACTTCCTTTGGATAGGCTTCCAAacgaaataaaaaacatttggTGGTGTATCGAGCATTTCAGATGGCCAGAAAATGAACAACACGATGAAATGATATTCTCAACTTTATCTAAAATTTTGAAACCAAAATAG